Proteins encoded together in one Mus caroli chromosome 4, CAROLI_EIJ_v1.1, whole genome shotgun sequence window:
- the Kiaa0754 gene encoding uncharacterized protein KIAA0754 homolog, whose protein sequence is MGKPLSRPDCLRRNPTCLGKGEDEDGYIEDCYVPQRSIYDTMRINEQIDQGSKLNQTSKSTMEKMEGSTISSNGTLGASSNVFESRVPEGKKLDERIIFDALKLSSDVQKSAPVPPRRRPNAERKDNVNRRSWKSFMPPNFPEFAERMEASLSEVSEAGASNPSLQDKKESSSALTESSGHFDHREPQSESVTLEHMSKSVDIPEVQNVKNLRDCQDFKFQQHSESSPHEFQPLGSEAAAASGNTDEMQEHRFSSATWPRAMKSSSKGGFSEKQYPLGDTACAVELPPLSPCLSEELLDPELHMLITPSLREKTESELKFEEDERWIMMEAEEEWEEEKLSEKRKSLVTNEETSLADPLEESDQANSVPTVKDGSDCVAVSGTSDHLALHHMCCSVDLQPTRDQLASVPRGSSPDCTCVPAGDTVISEVKNRPDQGLEGLTSELQCPVEAEQLSDTDSVQMFLELEKECLCEEGITSSAELLSQASSEGLAPTQDAEDSLLISHFPGAALEQERHVGFLSVRIKDPDTGLDGEYCNSLDSSQVPKAVELSAQPDSGRDTSTISKECEKVPFSPKIGGEFKLLADLEPHSKLDTGGLLNSNLRASCEENLPVFIASELAKENGNLSQVDCSQTEGNVEEYMERIPLSFAFNYEQDVTSGPEVEVFSSDSNLLTDEIHSESGKEALISQEDNNLASLGNADLCELSMEKVCDKDGETKEPGCQGKLLGNGTPAQFPTDFQRRSSESEVLSLHLLAGELRLNKAGAETMSDGEPQLGMALSQEGEIEMRDLDSTLNIFPEEQITKASNTVPGLEEWISSQQRPVPAAVVPVVENALDAVAPMPGEDIPAVALTALEGPAANASASDGTAVATPIVPIPEEDIPVASVVILVEDVMTAAISAPEQAASSSGTVPPVETVTVPIIDEDVTSEEPDTQAAEMFLPEEPAIPTPAGPTSEEPDTLTVPVSTAEEPSMPPPAGPIPEESAAPTLKEPTLEKPDTQVVSSSIPEWSATPATAVPAKEIFSPDGPFLEGTTHTDSVPISEETPVLENASSPGMGIKECLDSSAFGIKEVPGTMIHGKVPLAANDGLNSHEVIVDHFIGRKGLEHKVRIASSLTWC, encoded by the coding sequence ATGGGTAAGCCACTTAGCAGGCCAGACTGTTTAAGGCGGAACCCTACCTGCCTGGGTAAAGGGGAAGATGAGGATGGCTATATAGAAGATTGCTATGTTCCACAGCGGTCTATATACGATACAATGAGGATAAATGAACAGATTGACCAGGGGTCAAAACTTAATCAGACGTCAAAAAGCACCATGGAGAAGATGGAAGGAAGTACCATATCCAGCAATGGTACATTAGGAGCATCATCTAATGTTTTTGAATCTAGAGTGCCAGAAGGCAAGAAGCTGGATGAGAGGATTATATTTGATGCATTAAAGCTAAGCAGTGATGTGCAGAAGTCAGCACCTGTGCCACCCAGACGTCGGCCAAATGCAGAACGCAAAGATAATGTTAACAGGAGATCGTGGAAGTCCTTCATGCCACCCAACTTCCCAGAATTTGCAGAAAGGATGGAGGCTTCTCTCAGTGAAGTATCAGAAGCTGGTGCTTCAAATCCTTCCTTGCAAGACAAAAAAGAATCCAGTTCTGCATTGACAGAAAGTTCTGGTCACTTTGACCACAGGGAACCTCAGTCTGAGTCCGTTACTTTGGAACACATGTCCAAATCTGTAGATATTCCAGAAgtgcaaaatgtaaaaaatttGAGAGACTGCCAGGACTTCAAATTCCAACAGCACAGTGAGAGCTCTCCCCATGAATTCCAGCCTCTGGGCTCAGAAGCTGCAGCAGCAAGTGGTAACACAGATGAAATGCAGGAGCACAGATTCTCAAGTGCAACCTGGCCCAGAGCCATGAAAAGTTCCTCCAAGGGAGGCTTCAGTGAGAAGCAGTACCCCCTTGGGGACACTGCCTGCGCTGTGGAACTAccacctctctctccttgcttGAGTGAAGAGCTGTTGGATCCAGAATTACATATGCTTATAACACCTAGCTTGAGAGAAAAAACAGAGTCTGAGTTAAAATTTGAGGAGGATGAGCGATGGATCAtgatggaggcagaggaggagtgggaggaagagaaattgtcagagaaaagaaagagtctTGTTACAAATGAAGAGACTAGTTTGGCAGATCCTCTTGAAGAAAGTGACCAAGCAAACTCAGTACCAACAGTAAAGGATGGGTCAGATTgtgtggctgtctctggaacttCTGACCACCTAGCTCTTCATCATATGTGCTGCTCTGTTGACCTGCAGCCAACTAGGGATCAGCTTGCTTCTGTCCCCAGGGGTTCTTCCCCTGACTGCACCTGTGTGCCTGCAGGTGACACTGTTATCAGTGAGGTGAAAAACAGACCTGATCAGGGGCTAGAGGGTCTGACTTCAGAGCTCCAGTGCCCTGTTGAAGCAGAGCAGCTCTCTGACACAGATTCTGTGCAAATGTTTCTTGAACTTGAGAAGGAATGTTTATGTGAAGAAGGAATAACTTCTTCAGCTGAGCTGCTGAGTCAGGCCTCTTCTGAAGGGCTGGCCCCAACCCAGGATGCAGAAGATTCACTTTTAATTAGTCATTTTCCAGGAGCTGCCTTAGAACAGGAACGGCATGTGGGTTTTCTAAGTGTGAGGATAAAGGACCCTGACACTGGATTAGATGGTGAATATTGCAATTCCCTGGATTCTTCTCAGGTGCCTAAAGCTGTTGAACTTAGTGCTCAGCCTGATAGTGGAAGGGATACCTCCACTATTAGCAAGGAGTGTGAAAAAGTGCCTTTTAGCCCCAAGATTGGTGGAGAATTTAAGCTTCTGGCTGATCTGGAGCCACATAGCAAGCTGgacacaggaggattgctgaacTCTAATCTCAGAGCCTCTTGTGAAGAAAACCTGCCAGTCTTTATTGCCTCTGAGCTAGCCAAAGAAAATGGCAATTTGTCCCAGGTAGACTGCAGTCAGACTGAGGGGAATGTAGAGGAGTATATGGAAAGGATCCCTCTCAGTTTTGCTTTTAACTATGAACAAGATGTTACCTCAGGACCTGAAGTAGAGGTGTTCTCATCTGATTCAAATTTATTAACCGATGAGATTCATTCAGAAAGTGGAAAAGAAGCTCTAATTAGTCAAGAAGATAACAATCTGGCATCTTTGGGAAATGCAGACCTTTGTGAATTGTCCATGGAGAAAGTTTGTGATaaggatggagaaacaaaagagCCAGGTTGTCAAGGGAAGCTTTTAGGGAATGGAACTCCAGCACAGTTTCCTACAGACTTCCAGAGGAGGTCTTCTGAGTCAGAGGTTCTTAGTCTGCACCTACTGGCTGGGGAACTGAGACTCAATAAAGCTGGAGCAGAAACCATGAGTGATGGAGAACCTCAGCTGGGTATGGCTTTATCACAGGAAGGGGAGATAGAAATGAGAGATTTAGATTCAACCCTTAACATCTTTCCGGAGGAACAAATCACCAAAGCCAGTAACACTGTACCAGGTTTAGAAGAATGGATATCCAGCCAACAGAGGCCTGTCCCAGCTGCTGTAGTACCCGTGGTAGAAAATGCCCTGGATGCTGTAGCACCAATGCCAGGAGAGGATATCCCTGCTGTAGCATTGACTGCCTTGGAGGGGCCTGCTGCCAATGCCTCTGCCTCAGACGGAACTGCTGTAGCTACTCCAATAGTGCCCATCCCAGAGGAAGATATCCCAGTAGCTTCAGTGGTTATCTTAGTGGAGGATGTTATGACTGCTGCAATATCAGCCCCAGAACAAGCTGCATCCTCATCTGGTACAGTGCCTCCAGTGGAGACTGTTACAGTGCCCATCATAGACGAGGATGTTACCTCAGAGGAGCCTGACACTCAAGCAGCTGAAATGTTCCTCCCAGAGGAACCTGCCATACCAACTCCTGCAGGGCCCACCTCAGAGGAGCCAGATACTCTGACAGTTCCAGTATCTACTGCAGAGGAGCCTAGCATGCCTCCTCCTGCAGGGCCTATACCAGAGGAGTCTGCTGCCCCAACTCTCAAAGAACCTACCCTAGAGAAGCCTGATACTCAAGTGGTTAGTAGTTCCATCCCAGAATGGTCTGCCACTCCAGCTACTGCAGTGCCTGCTAAGGAAATTTTCTCTCCTGATGGACCCTTCCTGGAAGGAACTACCCACACTGATTCAGTGCCCATTTCAGAAGAAACTCCTGTTCTTGAGAATGCTTCCTCTCCTGGAATGGGGATCAAGGAATGCCTTGATTCTTCAGCATTTGGAATAAAAGAGGTGCCTGGCACAATGATACATGGGAAAGTGCCTCTGGCTGCAAATGATGGATTAAATTCACATGAGGTAATTGTTGATCATTTCATTGGCAGGAAAGGCCTAGAGCATAAAGTGAGAATTGCAAGTTCTCTCACTTGGTGTTAA